A part of Amycolatopsis lurida genomic DNA contains:
- a CDS encoding DsbA family protein, translated as MKLIYVFDAYCGWSYGFARTMADVAHRHPDLPVEVVSGGLFLGGRRVPIRQFGYLQGANAEITRRTGAPFGEGYERLIADGEFVMDSEAAACGMAALREAGPDRAVRLAALLQEAFYLDGLSLSEVSTYRVVAQRAGLDGDAVEGALDRVSAADDFRRARELGVTGYPTLLASLPSEQVVTLVAGNASADEVERRIGALVS; from the coding sequence GTGAAGCTCATCTATGTCTTCGACGCGTACTGCGGCTGGTCGTACGGGTTCGCCCGCACCATGGCCGACGTCGCGCACCGGCATCCGGACCTGCCGGTCGAAGTGGTGTCCGGCGGCCTCTTCCTCGGCGGGCGCCGCGTCCCGATCCGGCAGTTCGGCTACCTCCAGGGAGCCAACGCCGAGATCACCCGCCGGACCGGCGCGCCGTTCGGGGAAGGCTACGAACGGCTCATCGCGGACGGGGAGTTCGTCATGGACTCCGAAGCCGCCGCCTGCGGGATGGCGGCGCTGCGCGAGGCCGGGCCGGATCGCGCGGTACGACTCGCGGCGCTGCTGCAGGAGGCTTTCTACCTCGACGGGCTGAGCCTGTCCGAGGTCTCGACCTATCGCGTGGTCGCGCAGCGGGCAGGCCTGGACGGGGACGCCGTCGAGGGCGCGCTGGACCGGGTTTCCGCCGCGGACGATTTCCGGCGGGCACGGGAATTGGGTGTCACCGGCTATCCGACTCTTTTGGCCTCCTTGCCGTCGGAGCAGGTGGTGACCCTGGTCGCCGGGAACGCGAGCGCGGACGAGGTGGAGCGGCGGATCGGGGCGCTGGTTTCCTA